One window of Triplophysa rosa linkage group LG8, Trosa_1v2, whole genome shotgun sequence genomic DNA carries:
- the LOC130557745 gene encoding prostate stem cell antigen-like codes for MKSLFSLLLILLTIHSVNTLKCYICSSKTTNDECNLNSEECQAPFDACMTTVAKLGAVKGIVKTCSNSKVCTGAASVASMDNNGNGVQISCCTSRLCNTSGAASIKAQRWLMLLPLILLSLLIRQHT; via the exons ATGAAGTCTCTTTTCAGTCTGCTTCTTATACTTCTAACAATACACTCAG TAAATACACTGAAGTGTTACATATGCAGCTCCAAAACAACGAATGACGAGTGCAACCTGAACTCTGAGGAGTGTCAGGCTCCCTTCGACGCCTGCATGACCACTGTAGCCAAACTAG GAGCCGTGAAAGGCATTGTAAAGACCTGCTCCAATTCAAAGGTCTGTACAGGAGCTGCATCCGTGGCCTCTATGGACAATAATGGAAACGGCGTTCAGATCTCCTGCTGCACCAGTCGCCTGTGCAACACCAGCGGCGCTGCGAGTATTAAAGCACAACGATGGCTGATGCTCCTGCCCCTGATCCTCTTATCCCTTCTTATCAGACAGCACACATGA
- the LOC130557742 gene encoding lipid scramblase CLPTM1L-like isoform X1, with amino-acid sequence MFPSCCSKPKNGSQFKMSYTKVIFGVLVVYVVHTCWAIYGFIQTKPCDSSRGDSCVTSYLTMKPRLQLSIYSALDPNDESGYILLFKVDRFDINTRFDKKVSVTLPVGTRNNRTLHAVVFIHKSGVTPWKDNRHVRLVDRLTSQMIPLQLETTTTKQTQEATEEHKLVLYWKSCLRLNIMNEDFIFSNAGVPSDLRRYMKIIEDGKREKKKLYLPLLLVDELRSRLKDLIEINRTTKEVPLTVSYDTITLRKFRIWIHIQAVIYSLKHFGFSEQSLDEIKAMFVESGLHVLALSVLVPAFHLSFEVFAFKNDVRFWRDRKNLAGLSRRSGTQIYADDKTRPQYKASSLSFLCISAVLWRCFSTIVIFLHLLEEQSSWLILLPTGIAALIELWKVNKVIALSPKFHDERLDDFERATEEYDSKAMKFLSYLMYPLCISGAIYSYLYLQNKSWYSWITNGLISGVYAFGFLSMVPQLFINYKLKSVAHLQMSTLMYKGLNTFISDVFSGIITTPGPHQLACFRDDVVFLVYLYQRRIYPMSKSRSRDYGSAHRRKAKGKSHED; translated from the exons ATGTTCCCGTCGTGCTGTTCTAAGCCCAAGAATGGGTCTCAGTTTAAGATGTCTTACACCAAAGTGATTTTTGGTGTGCTGGTGGTGTACGTCGTCCATACGTGCTGGGCCATATATGGCTTCATTCAAACCAAACCCTGTGACAGCTCTAGAGGAGACAGCTGTGTTACATCTTATCTCACCATGAAACCTCGACTCCAG CTCAGCATCTATTCCGCCCTGGATCCCAATGATGAGTCTGGATACATCCTTCTGTTCAAAGTCGACAGATTTGACATTAACACTAGGTTTGACAA AAAGGTGAGTGTCACCCTTCCTGTGGGCACTCGTAATAACCGGACACTCCATGCAGTCGTGTTTATACACAAGAGCGGAGTGACACCTTGGAAAGACAACAGACATGTGCGGCTTGTGGATCGTCTCACCTCTCAGATGATCCCTCTTCAGCTGGAGACCACCACGACCAAACAGACCCAAGAG GCAACAGAGGAGCACAAGCTTGTTTTATACTGGAAATCATGTCTTAGACTGAACATAATGAATGAGGATTTCATCTTCAGCAATGCTGGGGTTCCCAGCGACCTGCGGCGCTATATGAAAAT AATTGAAGatggaaaaagagaaaaaaagaaattgtatCTGCCTCTATTACTGGTCGACGAACTGAGGAGCCGATTAAAAGACTTAATC GAGATAAACAGGACCACAAAAGAGGTGCCGCTGACCGTATCATATGACACTATTACCTTACGCAAATTCAGAATATGGATCCACATACAggctgtcatttattcactcaaACATTTTG GATTTTCAGAGCAGAGCCTGGATGAAATCAAAGCCATGTTTGTTGAGAGCGGTCTGCATGTCTTGGCTCTGTCCGTCCTCGTGCCTGCCTTCCAT CTCTCGTTTGAAGTCTTTGCCTTTAAGAATGACGTAAGGTTCTGGAGAGATAGGAAGAACTTAGCAGGCCTTTCCAGGAGATCAGGTACACAAATATATGCTGATGATAAGACCAGACCACAATACAAAGcctcttctctttcttttctctgtaTTTCTGCAGTGCTGTGGAGATGTTTTAGCACCATCGTAATTTTCCTCCATCTACTAGAAGAGCAATCTAGCTGGTTAATTCTGCTCCCCACTGGGATAGCAGCTCTGATTGAG TTATGGAAAGTGAATAAGGTCATAGCACTTTCACCCAAATTTCAT gaTGAAAGACTGGATGATTTCGAGCGAGCAACAGAAGAGTATGATTCCAAG GCTATGAAATTCTTGTCATATCTGATGTATCCACTGTGTATCAGTGGCGCAATATACTCATACTTATATCTCCAAAATAAAAG TTGGTACTCTTGGATAACAAATGGCCTTATCAGTG GTGTTTATGCGTTTGGATTTCTGTCGATGGTTCCTCAGCTGTTCATTAATTACAAG TTAAAATCAGTGGCTCATCTGCAGATGTCCACTCTAATGTATAAG GGCTTGAACACATTCATCAGTGATGTGTTCAGTGGAATAATCACTACTCCTGGACCCCATCAGCTGGCCTGTTTCAGAGATGATGTGGTCTTCCTCGTCTACCTATATCAGCGCAG GATTTATCCTATGAGCAAGTCCAGGTCACGTGATTACGGGTCTGCACACAGGAGGAAAGCGAAAGGAAAGTCACACGAGGACTAA
- the LOC130557742 gene encoding lipid scramblase CLPTM1L-like isoform X2, translated as MFPSCCSKPKNGSQFKMSYTKVIFGVLVVYVVHTCWAIYGFIQTKPCDSSRGDSCVTSYLTMKPRLQLSIYSALDPNDESGYILLFKVDRFDINTRFDKKVSVTLPVGTRNNRTLHAVVFIHKSGVTPWKDNRHVRLVDRLTSQMIPLQLETTTTKQTQEATEEHKLVLYWKSCLRLNIMNEDFIFSNAGVPSDLRRYMKIIEDGKREKKKLYLPLLLVDELRSRLKDLIEINRTTKEVPLTVSYDTITLRKFRIWIHIQAVIYSLKHFGFSEQSLDEIKAMFVESGLHVLALSVLVPAFHLSFEVFAFKNDVRFWRDRKNLAGLSRRSVLWRCFSTIVIFLHLLEEQSSWLILLPTGIAALIELWKVNKVIALSPKFHDERLDDFERATEEYDSKAMKFLSYLMYPLCISGAIYSYLYLQNKSWYSWITNGLISGVYAFGFLSMVPQLFINYKLKSVAHLQMSTLMYKGLNTFISDVFSGIITTPGPHQLACFRDDVVFLVYLYQRRIYPMSKSRSRDYGSAHRRKAKGKSHED; from the exons ATGTTCCCGTCGTGCTGTTCTAAGCCCAAGAATGGGTCTCAGTTTAAGATGTCTTACACCAAAGTGATTTTTGGTGTGCTGGTGGTGTACGTCGTCCATACGTGCTGGGCCATATATGGCTTCATTCAAACCAAACCCTGTGACAGCTCTAGAGGAGACAGCTGTGTTACATCTTATCTCACCATGAAACCTCGACTCCAG CTCAGCATCTATTCCGCCCTGGATCCCAATGATGAGTCTGGATACATCCTTCTGTTCAAAGTCGACAGATTTGACATTAACACTAGGTTTGACAA AAAGGTGAGTGTCACCCTTCCTGTGGGCACTCGTAATAACCGGACACTCCATGCAGTCGTGTTTATACACAAGAGCGGAGTGACACCTTGGAAAGACAACAGACATGTGCGGCTTGTGGATCGTCTCACCTCTCAGATGATCCCTCTTCAGCTGGAGACCACCACGACCAAACAGACCCAAGAG GCAACAGAGGAGCACAAGCTTGTTTTATACTGGAAATCATGTCTTAGACTGAACATAATGAATGAGGATTTCATCTTCAGCAATGCTGGGGTTCCCAGCGACCTGCGGCGCTATATGAAAAT AATTGAAGatggaaaaagagaaaaaaagaaattgtatCTGCCTCTATTACTGGTCGACGAACTGAGGAGCCGATTAAAAGACTTAATC GAGATAAACAGGACCACAAAAGAGGTGCCGCTGACCGTATCATATGACACTATTACCTTACGCAAATTCAGAATATGGATCCACATACAggctgtcatttattcactcaaACATTTTG GATTTTCAGAGCAGAGCCTGGATGAAATCAAAGCCATGTTTGTTGAGAGCGGTCTGCATGTCTTGGCTCTGTCCGTCCTCGTGCCTGCCTTCCAT CTCTCGTTTGAAGTCTTTGCCTTTAAGAATGACGTAAGGTTCTGGAGAGATAGGAAGAACTTAGCAGGCCTTTCCAGGAGATCAG TGCTGTGGAGATGTTTTAGCACCATCGTAATTTTCCTCCATCTACTAGAAGAGCAATCTAGCTGGTTAATTCTGCTCCCCACTGGGATAGCAGCTCTGATTGAG TTATGGAAAGTGAATAAGGTCATAGCACTTTCACCCAAATTTCAT gaTGAAAGACTGGATGATTTCGAGCGAGCAACAGAAGAGTATGATTCCAAG GCTATGAAATTCTTGTCATATCTGATGTATCCACTGTGTATCAGTGGCGCAATATACTCATACTTATATCTCCAAAATAAAAG TTGGTACTCTTGGATAACAAATGGCCTTATCAGTG GTGTTTATGCGTTTGGATTTCTGTCGATGGTTCCTCAGCTGTTCATTAATTACAAG TTAAAATCAGTGGCTCATCTGCAGATGTCCACTCTAATGTATAAG GGCTTGAACACATTCATCAGTGATGTGTTCAGTGGAATAATCACTACTCCTGGACCCCATCAGCTGGCCTGTTTCAGAGATGATGTGGTCTTCCTCGTCTACCTATATCAGCGCAG GATTTATCCTATGAGCAAGTCCAGGTCACGTGATTACGGGTCTGCACACAGGAGGAAAGCGAAAGGAAAGTCACACGAGGACTAA
- the mrs2 gene encoding magnesium transporter MRS2 homolog, mitochondrial has product MEPCLRFVCRESVRTVSAKCWTWRSVKCSRSPFRRHLTSICVRSHHSTLLLRAQTQSVSCGQRVTDASQAALSSVAPVFVVMKFEPDGNVTSFEKKKTELYQDLGLQARDLRFQHLTSITARNNAIIICMESLKAVITPECLLVLDFRGSGLEKWLVLELGPQLAGDGNLATYLLSFEFRALEAILQHRVNVLQAHLHEVQPQILDCLESLVDPKLLSADRSKLHMLLLNRKSLSELETDIKVFKDSLLKILDEDELIDELCLTKWTDPRVFEESSLGIDHAEEMELLLENYYMQAEELGNKARELKDLIDDSESVIFINLDSHRNVMMRLNLQLTMGTFSLSLFGLMGVAFGMNLESSFEEDPRVFWLVTGFMFLGSGLIWRRLLSFLGRHLEPSSPPPIPPVWRKNQISTLKATDIKPGTR; this is encoded by the exons ATGGAGCCATGTTTGAGGTTTGTGTGTCGAGAGAGTGTCAGGACAGTGTCGGCGAAGTGCTGGACGTGGAGATCGGTGAAGTGCTCGAGATCACCTTTCAGACGTCATCTTACATCAATATGTGTCCGGTCGCATCACAGCACTCTGCTGCTGAGAGCTCAGACACAAT CCGTCTCATGTGGCCAAAGAGTTACAGATGCATCCCAGGCAGCCCTATCTAGCGTTGCACCTGTATTTGTAGTG ATGAAGTTCGAGCCAGATGGAAATGTGACCTCATTTG AAAAGAAGAAGACAGAGTTGTATCAAGACCTTGGTTTGCAGGCGAGAGATCTGAGATTCCAGCACTTAACAAGTATTACAGCACGAAACAATGCCATCATCATATGTATGGAG TCTCTCAAGGCAGTGATTACCCCGGAGTGTTTACTGGTGCTGGATTTCCGTGGGTCGGGTCTGGAGAAGTGGCTGGTGTTGGAACTTGGGCCGCAGTTGGCAGGAGATGGAAATTTGGCCACTTACTTACTTTCCTTTGAATTCAGGGCTTTGGAAGCCATTCTGCAACACAGA GTAAATGTACTGCAGGCCCATCTGCATGAGGTTCAGCCTCAGATTCTGGATTGTCTGGAATCGTTGGTGGACCCTAAGCTGCTCTCTGCTGACCGCAGCAAACTGCACATGCTCCTGCTTAACAGGAAAAG CCTGTCAGAGCTGGAGACGGACATTAAAGTGTTCAAGGACAGTCTTCTCAAAATCCTGGACGAGGATGAGTTAATAGATGAACTCTGTCTAACCAAGTGGACCGACCCGAGAGTGTT TGAGGAGAGTAGTCTGGGTATAGATCATGCAGAAGAGATGGAGTTGCTGCTGGAGAATTACTATATGCAGGCTGAGGAGCTCGGCAACAAAGCACGAGAGCTGAAGGACCTCATCGATGACTCTGAAAGTGTCATCTTCATTAACCTGGATAG CCACCGGAATGTCATGATGCGACTGAATCTCCAGCTCACCATGGgaaccttctctctctccttattTGGCCTGATGGGTGTGGCCTTTGGCATGAATCTGGAGTCTTCATTTGAAGAG GACCCCCGTGTGTTTTGGTTGGTGACTGGGTTCATGTTCCTGGGCAGTGGACTTATCTGGAGAAGACTTCTCTCTTTCCTTGGCAGACATTTAGAACCCAGCTCTCCCCCTCCA atccCCCCTGTTTGGAGGAAAAACCAAATTAGCACATTAAAAGCTACTGATATTAAACCAGGAACAAGATGA